One genomic segment of Halodesulfovibrio sp. MK-HDV includes these proteins:
- a CDS encoding PHP domain-containing protein: MSSRGSEWHKWDLHVHTPDSNLCYKNRNVTNQDIINSMAHNDISVFAITDHHYININRYQELADLGKPLGITVLPGIEFLAEARGREPVHYIGIFSEKTNLEFIWGQIKNKTAIANTYGSNPKKRNEVYCDIDDTIKLIKSLGGITTIHAGQKSNSVENITNALPHTMAQKTDLANLVDIYELGQEKDQEGYRKFVFPTINREIPMILCSDNHNALDYTVKQNCWIKGSPNFEGLKYALNEPEERFFIGSQPDVLTRLKNEPAKFLDKITINRVSDKDQQSIWFEHVDIPLNPELITIIGNKGSGKSALADITALCADGEHSTDYTFLDKDRFKKKGTSGPIRSPTNVPKWLHL; the protein is encoded by the coding sequence ATGAGTTCACGCGGCTCTGAATGGCATAAATGGGATCTTCATGTTCACACACCAGACTCAAATCTTTGCTATAAAAACAGAAATGTTACGAATCAAGATATTATTAACAGCATGGCCCACAACGATATTTCAGTCTTTGCTATTACTGATCATCATTATATCAATATAAATCGTTACCAAGAACTTGCTGACCTAGGAAAGCCTCTAGGAATAACAGTTCTCCCCGGAATTGAATTTTTAGCTGAAGCTAGAGGACGTGAACCAGTACACTATATCGGAATTTTTTCAGAAAAAACAAATCTTGAATTCATCTGGGGACAAATTAAAAACAAAACCGCCATAGCAAACACTTACGGCTCCAACCCAAAGAAAAGAAATGAAGTCTATTGCGACATAGATGATACAATAAAATTAATCAAAAGCCTTGGTGGAATTACAACAATTCACGCGGGGCAAAAATCAAACTCTGTTGAAAACATTACAAATGCCCTCCCGCATACAATGGCTCAGAAAACAGACCTAGCGAATCTGGTTGATATATACGAACTTGGTCAAGAAAAAGATCAAGAAGGATATAGAAAGTTTGTTTTTCCAACAATTAACCGCGAAATCCCTATGATTTTATGCTCTGACAATCATAATGCTCTTGATTATACGGTAAAACAAAACTGCTGGATTAAAGGAAGCCCTAACTTCGAAGGGTTGAAATATGCTCTTAATGAACCAGAAGAAAGATTTTTTATCGGGTCACAGCCTGATGTGCTTACAAGACTTAAAAACGAGCCTGCCAAATTTCTCGACAAAATTACGATAAATCGGGTTAGCGATAAAGACCAACAAAGCATTTGGTTTGAGCACGTAGATATCCCCTTAAACCCTGAACTTATTACAATTATCGGCAATAAAGGAAGCGGAAAAAGTGCTTTAGCGGATATTACTGCACTTTGCGCTGACGGTGAACATTCTACCGACTACACATTTTTAGATAAAGATCGTTTTAAAAAAAAAGGGACTAGCGGACCGATTCGCAGCCCAACTAACGTTCCGAAGTGGCTCCACCTCTGA
- a CDS encoding D-Ala-D-Ala carboxypeptidase family metallohydrolase, translating to MQRFLLSPNFYLDEFCRSQTAERLGRSIVVEQDSEIFQNLKQLCATVLQPLRDELGVSITITSGYRPKWLNDHIGGSQTSYHLFGLAADLVVPGVPPLQVAQAFERLSLPFQQVINEYGSWTHVAVPPIGEEPLRQSLTFAHNGEQRCVKAGLHNVVQA from the coding sequence ATGCAGCGTTTTTTATTATCTCCTAACTTCTATTTAGACGAATTTTGTCGCAGCCAGACGGCGGAGCGGTTAGGGCGTTCCATTGTTGTAGAGCAGGACTCCGAGATCTTTCAGAATCTGAAACAGTTGTGCGCCACAGTCTTACAGCCGTTGCGTGATGAGCTTGGTGTTAGCATTACCATTACGAGTGGTTATCGTCCTAAGTGGCTGAATGACCATATCGGCGGTAGCCAGACGAGCTATCACTTGTTTGGACTGGCTGCTGATCTCGTTGTTCCGGGCGTTCCTCCTTTGCAGGTAGCTCAAGCTTTTGAGCGGCTGAGCCTGCCATTCCAACAAGTCATCAATGAATATGGTTCGTGGACGCACGTAGCAGTTCCTCCGATCGGAGAGGAGCCGTTACGACAGTCTCTTACTTTCGCGCACAATGGTGAGCAGCGTTGCGTTAAGGCCGGACTGCATAACGTGGTGCAGGCATAG